In Kangiella koreensis DSM 16069, the DNA window TCTTTACAGCTCTTAACCACAAATGCTCTGGAGTTGAATCATGAATAAAGTAATCAGGCTGTATGCCAATATCATCAATAGGGAAGCCAGGTAGCCTTTCAGTTAGAGAGGTTGCATACCATAACCTGAATTGTCCATCGGGAGAGTCAACCTGGTGCACGTTTGACACATCAAGAACTCCCATAGTGGTTCGGCCAAATAACTTCACTTTATGGCTCTGTTTTGCAGCTAATAGAAACTGCTCTGCAGTACTTCCGTTAGCTTCATCAATAATAATGGCAACCTTGGCAGGTTTTGCCATGATCTTTTCTTCTTCATGCACGCTGATGGCATATTGGTTAGGTCTAATAAAACCACCAACATTCTGGATTAGCTTGTCATGAAGACTTTTAATCCATTTTTTATCTTCGTCTGACCAATCATCACTATTTAGAATCTGCTCATACTTTGAGTTATTCAGAGGTGTTGATAGTAGCTTAGTACCAACTGTTTCAATAGGGTTTGTATAAAGCAAAGGAATCAATGAAGAATAACTGGCATCACTGCCACCGCCATTACCACGAATATCTATGATCAGGTTTTCACGAGCATTGATAAGATCTAAGTTATCCTTAACAAGTGAATCAATCTTAACTTTATTTTCATAAGCAAAAGATGGAATTCTGATATAAGCAGTGCTATCAGAGAGTATCTTAAAGTAAGGCTCGTCTTTTTCTATAAACTCAATGTATTGTTTTTCTTCCTTGGTTAACTTCACTTCTGGTTGTAGACGATACCAGGTCGAGATACCTGTCTTTAAAATGTTGTTGGAAAAAAGCTTTACAGAATCGATTGCTCTAGGACTATGATCACGCATATAAAATTGTCCTGACCAGTTAGAGTTTGACTCTTTGAAGTGCAGTTTGATTTGTCCGGGGTGCCAATACACGCCATCAGCCTCAATAATAAATCCTATGTATTCATCATCGGCTTTGGTGATTCCAATAGTATAGTTACCAGATTTCCATATTCCTTCAAAATCTTTGTTTTCTTGCTGAATTATGTTTTGCTCGAACTTCGCAATATTAATTGGATGCTTTGCATGACTCTGAAATTTAAGCTTTAATTGTTCATTACTCATTGGCTCTGTAGAAGAGCTTTTTGCCTGATAGCGAATTCCTATATGACCTGTGCGAAAATAATCTAGCAATGATTTCATTAACTGCTCACACTCTTCAGGCTGCTCAATCAAGGAAGCATGCTCAAGGTGCTTGGTATTATGTTCATTAATTGAGTGTGTGCCCTTCTTGTCTACAATATGTTGATAACCTGCATCATTTTTTGAGAATGTTTCTATCAGCCATTTCATATTTTCATGACAGTTGTTACCACTTTTAGCTGTTGCAACAGAAACCCCGCTACAGATAAAACAACCCACAACACAATATAAGATAAATCGCATGCTAACTCCCGATATACTAAATTAGTTTATTATTCTGAGACCTTTATTAATACACAAACCGACCTGTCTTAAATAGCCAGATAATGTCCTTTTTGACTGGATTACTTGAGGTGTTTTCGTAACATGGCAAATTTTTTGCGGTACTGCGCTGGAGTTATACCAACCATCTTGTTAAATTTTCGCCCAAAGAAACTGGCGTCCTGATAGCCCACTTCATTTGCAATTGCTTCAACTGGTAGTGTCGAAGTTTCCAGCATTTGTTTGGCTTCTTCTATTCGAAGTGTCAGTACGTATTCAATTGGGCTCATGCCAGTTGCCAGCTTGAAGCGACGCTTGAAAGTGCGCTCGGTTAGCCCACTTCTTTTGACGGCTTCCGTGACCGGTGCAGTATGTTCGTAGTTTTGTGCCAACCACACCTGGCTATCACCTATAACAGCATCTTCAGACTGCCTTGCGCGATTCAAATAGACGTAAGGTTGCTGGCCATGCTCATGCCATTCAATGATTTGAACTTTTGCTGTCCTAATCGCTTCCTCTACTCCAACGAATCTTGAAATCAAATAGAGCCCAAGATCCATCCAGGACGTTCCCCCGCCTGCCATGATAAGCCGTTGCCCCTCGCCCGAAGTGACTAAAGCACGATTGGGTGAAAGCTGTATCTTAGGATAGTTATTTTGAAAAAACTCACAATATGCCCAGTGTGTCGTAGCTTCCTGATCTTCAAGTAAACCCGCAGCCGCCAATAGCAAAGAGCCTGTACAGGCAGCAGCGATAGTACCACCTTTCTTCCAGTAATTTCTCAACCATTGCAACTCTCCCTTAAAGTCTTCGGTCAGCTGTGAGGGTTTGACCTTAGGGTCTACAAATACCTCCAACACACATACAGCGTCGGGATGATAGTCATCGGCCAATTTACGGTGTGGATGAATATAACCATGATTAACCGAATTAATTGGTTGGCCTGTCAGAGAGACGATGG includes these proteins:
- a CDS encoding S41 family peptidase, producing the protein MRFILYCVVGCFICSGVSVATAKSGNNCHENMKWLIETFSKNDAGYQHIVDKKGTHSINEHNTKHLEHASLIEQPEECEQLMKSLLDYFRTGHIGIRYQAKSSSTEPMSNEQLKLKFQSHAKHPINIAKFEQNIIQQENKDFEGIWKSGNYTIGITKADDEYIGFIIEADGVYWHPGQIKLHFKESNSNWSGQFYMRDHSPRAIDSVKLFSNNILKTGISTWYRLQPEVKLTKEEKQYIEFIEKDEPYFKILSDSTAYIRIPSFAYENKVKIDSLVKDNLDLINARENLIIDIRGNGGGSDASYSSLIPLLYTNPIETVGTKLLSTPLNNSKYEQILNSDDWSDEDKKWIKSLHDKLIQNVGGFIRPNQYAISVHEEEKIMAKPAKVAIIIDEANGSTAEQFLLAAKQSHKVKLFGRTTMGVLDVSNVHQVDSPDGQFRLWYATSLTERLPGFPIDDIGIQPDYFIHDSTPEHLWLRAVKKKIELDR
- a CDS encoding GlxA family transcriptional regulator, whose translation is MMTKNAISKSSQESKRPMEVAILAISQATPSTVYGMNDLLCSVGRDWPFVTRGELGPSLIKPSIVSLTGQPINSVNHGYIHPHRKLADDYHPDAVCVLEVFVDPKVKPSQLTEDFKGELQWLRNYWKKGGTIAAACTGSLLLAAAGLLEDQEATTHWAYCEFFQNNYPKIQLSPNRALVTSGEGQRLIMAGGGTSWMDLGLYLISRFVGVEEAIRTAKVQIIEWHEHGQQPYVYLNRARQSEDAVIGDSQVWLAQNYEHTAPVTEAVKRSGLTERTFKRRFKLATGMSPIEYVLTLRIEEAKQMLETSTLPVEAIANEVGYQDASFFGRKFNKMVGITPAQYRKKFAMLRKHLK